Proteins encoded in a region of the Frondihabitans sp. 762G35 genome:
- a CDS encoding CarD family transcriptional regulator yields MIFEVGETVVYPHHGAATITAVKTRTIKGVEKKYITLNVHASDLMIELPVDNVDLVGVRDVIDAKGVEAVFDVLRSDHVEEPGNWSRRFKANTEKMGSGSVYSVSEVVRDLWRRDQDSGVSAGEKRMLLKARQVLISELALAQKSTDEEASALLDEVLGAVTV; encoded by the coding sequence ATGATTTTCGAAGTAGGGGAGACCGTCGTGTATCCCCACCACGGCGCTGCAACCATCACCGCGGTCAAGACCCGCACCATCAAAGGCGTCGAGAAGAAATACATCACTCTGAACGTCCACGCCAGCGATCTCATGATCGAGCTGCCGGTCGACAACGTCGATCTGGTCGGCGTCCGTGACGTCATCGACGCCAAGGGCGTCGAGGCCGTCTTCGACGTTCTCCGCAGCGACCACGTCGAGGAGCCCGGCAACTGGTCGCGTCGCTTCAAGGCCAACACCGAGAAGATGGGCTCCGGCAGCGTCTACAGCGTCAGCGAGGTCGTTCGCGACCTGTGGCGCCGCGACCAGGACAGCGGCGTGTCCGCCGGGGAGAAGCGCATGCTCCTCAAGGCACGCCAGGTGCTCATCTCCGAGCTCGCGCTCGCGCAGAAGTCCACCGACGAGGAGGCTTCGGCCCTGCTCGACGAGGTTCTCGGGGCCGTCACGGTCTGA